The following proteins are encoded in a genomic region of Dioscorea cayenensis subsp. rotundata cultivar TDr96_F1 chromosome 8, TDr96_F1_v2_PseudoChromosome.rev07_lg8_w22 25.fasta, whole genome shotgun sequence:
- the LOC120266362 gene encoding ribosomal RNA small subunit methyltransferase: MAGGKVRKQREHGTRQHMQGGIPFEKSKGQHILKNPMLVDTIVQKSGIKPTDVVLEIGPGTGNLTKKLLEVAKSVVAVELDPRMVLELQRRFQGTPFSSRLKVIQGDVLKCDLPYFDICVANIPYQISSPLTFKLLSHTPPFRCAVIMFQREFAMRLVANAGDNLYCRLSVNTQLLARVSHLLKVGRNNFRPPPKVDSSVVRIEPRRPLPPVSFKEWDGLVRICFNRKNKTLGAIFRQKRVLSLLEKNYKTIQALQHLQNSSINEQNVTSEDVLVLANMVDDLSMDIESGKEDDDMEIEDGDLCGGERSAFKEKVLEVLKQGDFLEKRAAKLTQVDFLYLLSLFNKIGIHFS; this comes from the exons TCAGCATATGCAGGGAGGTATTCCCTTCGAGAAATCCAAAGGACAGCACATCCTCAAGAACCCCATGCTCGTTGACACCATCGTCCAGAAATCCGGCATCAAGCCCACTGATGTCGTCCTCGAGATCGGACCAGGTACTGGGAATCTCACCAAGAAGCTCCTCGAGGTCGCCAAGTCCGTCGTCGCTGTTGAGCTTGACCCCCGCATGGTGCTCGAGCTTCAGAGACGCTTTCAAGGCACACCTTTTTCTTCCCGGCTTAAG GTCATCCAAGGAGATGTCCTCAAGTGTGATCTTCCATACTTCGACATCTGTGTGGCTAACATCCCCTACCAAATCTCATCTCCTCTCACTTTCAAGCTTTTGTCACACACCCCACCTTTCAGATGCGCTGTGATCATGTTCCAGCGAGAATTCGCCATGAGACTAGTCGCCAATGCTGGCGACAACCTCTATTGTCGGCTCTCCGTGAACACTCAGCTTCTAGCACGTGTCTCACATCTCCTCAAAGTGGGGCGCAACAACTTCAGACCACCACCAAAAGTCGACTCCTCTGTGGTGCGAATAGAACCAAGGCGGCCTCTCCCTCCTGTTAGCTTCAAGGAGTGGGACGGGCTTGTTCGCATATGTTTCAACCGTAAGAACAAGACCTTGGGTGCAATCTTTCGACAAAAGAGAGTCCTCTCGTTGCTGGAGAAGAACTACAAGACCATCCAAGCTCTGCAACACTTACAGAACAGCTCGATCAATGAACAGAATGTAACCTCAGAAGATGTCTTAGTTTTGGCAAATATGGTTGACGATTTGAGCATGGACATCGAGTCTGGGAAGGAGGATGACGATATGGAGATCGAAGATGGTGATTTGTGTGGCGGAGAAAGGTCGGCTTTCAAGGAAAAGGTGTTGGAGGTGTTGAAGCAGGGAGACTTTTTGGAGAAGAGGGCTGCCAAGCTCACACAGGTAGATTTCCTGTATCTGCTCTCCCTGTTCAACAAGATCGGCATACATTTTTCTTGA